The Treponema sp. Marseille-Q3903 genomic interval CTTCAACAAAAAGGATTGTAAATATCCTTAAATTTCCAAATGAAGATTCTGAAGCGTTTACATATTTAAACGGAACTAACTTATTTACAAACATCGGACGAAATAAAGTCTACTGCTACAATTTGAATTCAAAGAAAAGATTTGCTTATAATCGCTCGGCTTCGATTCCGCAGAGCATCGTTCAAAACGGAAACAGAGTTGTCATTTTGAACAACAATGGAAGTATCTCATGGTGCGGACCAAACGACCAGAAACTGCTCGCCGATTGGTATCTTACAAAAGACGAGCAGTGGTATGAGTTCTAAATGCAAACTCGTGCATTTTTTTATTTCCAGTCAGCTGTATTTATACCGCAGCCTCGCCACAGTGCGTCGCTGTAAACAAGTACATAGTTTTTAGCGCTTTGCTCCCAGCTGAAGTTTTTTTGCATGCCTCGTTTTTGCATTTTTTCAATGTGTGCCTTTTTGTTGTAGTACGCATGGACAGCCCAACCGACAGTGTCATAAATCGCACCCGGAGTCAGGTTATCGAACAAAAATCCTGTTCCGTCTCCTGTTGATTCATTGTATTGCTCAATTGTATCTGCGAGCCCTCCTGTTCTGCGAGCTATCGGCAATGTTCCATACAGCATAGAATACATCTGATTTAGACCGCAAGGTTCGTAACGAGACGGCATCAAAAAGAAATCAGAACCGGCCTCAATGAGGTGACTAAGTCCTTCATCATAACCGATATACGCACGAAGATTAGGCAGATTTGATTGAAGTGTGTTTATTTCGTCTTCACACCATTTTTCACCGCTTCCAAGCACTGCAAATTGAATGTTCATATTTTTGCACATCGCATAGATGCTTCCGTAATTAGGTGCAAAAATTTCTGCAATACCTTTTTGGTCTGCAAGCCTTGTTATTATTCCGATTACAGGAACATCTTTATTTTCGGAAAGTCCCATTCTCTTTTGCAAAGCCTTTTTACAAAGAGCTTTGTTTGCGATGTTTTTATAATCAAAATTAGCAGGCAGAAGCTTATCTGTTTTTGGATTCCATACATCGAGGTCGCAACCGTTCAAAACTCCACGTACAACATTTGAACGAACTCTGAGCAATCCGTCAAGTCCAAATCCGCCTTCAACTGACTGGATTTCGTTTGCATAAGTCGGAGATACTGTTGTAATCATATCTGCTGACGAAATACCTGCTTGCAGCAAGTTGATAGAACCGTCTCTTTCAAAACCAGCTCCGTAATAAAGATCCCAACCGATTCCGAGAGCCGGATATGAATCTTTTGGATACCAGCCTTGATAACCTAAATTGTGGATTGTGAGGATAGATGCAGTGTGGGCAAAATATCCGTTTCGGCAAACGTGTTTTAACAGAACAGGAACAAGAGAACAAAACCAGTCGTGAGCATGCATTATATCTGGATACCAGCCAAGCATTCGGCATATTTGAAAAGCTCCGTGACACAACAATGCAGAGCGATAAGGATTGTCGTGAAAATCAGGTTCGGCTTTTGTGCCGTAAATACCATCTCGCCCGAACGCTCCTTCGTGGTCTATGAAGTAAACCGGAACTTTTGAATTTGGCAAAGTAGAGCTGTAAACTTTTACCCATGTTTCAACCTGCCCTGCTGCAACAGCGAGAGGCTCTTCAATAGCGCTGAGCTTGCTCCTGTCAATTTTATAATAACGAGGCATCACAACCCTTACATCATGCCCTTGTTTTTCTAGAGTTATCGCAAGTGCAGACACAGCGTCTGCAAGTCCGCCTGTTTTTGCAAACGGTACAATCTCTGAAGTCACCATTAAAATTTTCATTCTTACATCTCCTATTAAACACCGCGTTAGCGGCAGCGCATGGAGGCGCTGAATCAAAGTTTACACAGCGCAAACGCGCGAAGTAAACTTTCGTGATAAAAATTACAAGGAAGTAATTTTTATCACACTCCGTCTACAGCTTTTTTGAATGCCTGTTTACTGTTTAAAATTGTTGCTTCACTACAGCAATAAGCAAGACGAATCCAACCTTTTCCTGCAAAACCGATTCCCGGTGCACAAAGTATATTGTATTTTTTTAAATGATTTACGAACGCCATATCATCGTCGTTGAATTTTTGCGGAACTTTTACCCAAAGATAAAAAGCGCCATCAGGTTTGTTGTAACGAAGCCCTGCATAGTCCATCACTTCGCATATCTTTTCGCATCTTTTTTCGTAAGTCGAATAATCGCATTCTGCATCCCAAGATTTTGTTATAACTTTTTGAAAAAATGCAGGTGCGTTTACGAAGCCGAGTGTTCGTGTACAAAAAATTGCAGCGGCTATAAAATCTTTTGCTTCGGGGCATTCGGGGTTTACGCAGATATAACCGATTCGCTCTCCTGGAAGACTCAAGTTTTTTGCAAAGCTTGTCACGACAATCGAATATTTATATTTGTCAAAAACAGAAGCGACTTTTTTTCCGCCGTAAGTGATGGCACGGTAAGGTTCGTCACATATAAGATACGGATATCGCCCTGTTCTATCTCCGTGTTCCTGAAGCACTTCAACAAGCTGGCTTATTTCATAATCGGAATAGATACGACCTGTCGGATTGTTCGGAGAATTTATAAGAACGGCGGCAGTGTTGTCATTTATGAGGCTGTCGATAGCTTCGGCGTCTATTCCAAAATCATTTGAAGTTCGCACCCGCACAATTTCGCCGCCTGCATTGTGTATGTAATGATCATATTCTGCAAAGTATGGGCAAGGAACTATCACATCTTCACCTTCGTTTAAAAGCGCTTTAAAAGTGACGTTCAAAGCACCGGCAGCTCCTACAGACATAACGACGTTTGAAAAATCTACAGGAACTCCCTGTTCTTTCGAAGTTTTATCAGCCATTGCTTTGCGAGCTTCGATATAACCTGCATTTGGCATATACCCATGGCACAGATGAGTCTCTTCTTCACAAACCTTTTTTATCGCTTCTATCACTTTTGAAGGAGGGTCGATGTCAGGATTTCCGATGCTAAAATCAAAAACTTTATCTTCACCGTACTTTGCCTTAAGAGCAGAACCTTCTTCGAACATCTTGCGGATTACTCCGGCAGACGGGCTTTCCACTAATGCTTTAATTTTTTTAGCTATCATGATGGTGATTATAACATAAACTTCGGCCGGTTGCAAAAATAAATCACCGTCTCAAAGAAACAGATTGTATTATTATTTAAGGCTCAGCAGTCAGAAAATCTTTGTTTTGTTGAATATAACATCGATTTGCAATATAATCGTATGACAATGAAAAAACGATTGTTGTTGATTTTTCTTGAAGTCTGTTTAATTTCTCTTTCATGTTTTTCAAATCCTTTTAATGAAAAACTCTCAAAAGACGAAAAAAATCAGTTGGAAGCAGGTGAAATCGTAATTAAAAATATAAATTTTGAAAAAAATATATGCTTGAATAAAAATCTTTCGCCTGTTGCAGACTCTCTTTTATCGGAGATTCATAACTTAAATCCCAAATACCTTGCAGAAGTAATTCAGTATAAGCGATATAAAGGAAACGAAGATTTGCCTCAACGTCTTGAGGCGCTTTTAAACAATGTGGCCGATTATGCAGGAATTCCGTATTATTCAGTGCGAGCGGAAGCGTGGTATAACCTTTACGATTCTGCAACAATCACAGAAAAATACACGTCAGATGATAAAACTGTTATCAAAGCTGATATGCAAATGGAACCTTTCGGGACTGTCAATGAACACATCGAGATGACAAAATCTGAAGAAACAATTCTTTACATTGCGAAAAACACAAACAAACTCCGTTATCTTGATAAATTCGACTGTATCTGGCCGGAAAGAATGCGAATATGCATTTTGCTATTTAGAGATGGAGACAATTGGGTACTTTATGGAATCGGCGGCGTAAATGCTCCACGAATTCCATTTTTTACAGAGAGAATTCAAACATCTTTTATAAACAGAATCAGGGCTTTTTGTACGTTTATATTTAAGAAATTTTAATTGCCTTAAAAATTCTAGGGAGGAATTGAAAATGATTTGGTTAATTGGCTGTAAAGGAATGCTTGGTTCAGAAATTGCACGCCAGCTTGAAGAAAATAAATTACCATGGATCGGGACTGACAGAGAAGTTGATATAACAAATCCGCAGGCATTAGAGGCTTTTTCCAAGTCGGTTGAAACTGATTCATATTTTCCGTCAAATCTTTCATATAAAGAGAGAAAAATAAAATGGATTATAAACTGCTCCGCTTACACAAATGTCGATAAAGCCGAAGAAGATACAGAGCTTGCTTCAAAACTAAACGAAGACGGTCCTAGAAATATAGCGCGTGAAGCACGCAAAATCGGAGCTCGACTGATTCACATTTCAACAGATTATGTCTTCAACGGGGAAGGAAACAAGCCATATACAGAAGAGATGGAAAAAGACCCTCTCGGAGTTTATGGAAAAACAAAGGCGGCCGGTGAAGATGCTATCTGCAAAGAGATGAATCAATATTACATAATAAGGACAGCATGGCTATATGGCTTTGACGGTCGCAATTTTGTCTACACGATGACTAAGGCAATGAACAGCCGGGAATCTGTCAAAGTTGTAAACGACCAATTCGGGACTCCCACTTGTGCCGTAGATTTGGCAAACGTAATACTGAAACTCATTTTAAAATCAGATAACGCAAAATCTTTTTTTGGAAAAGACAGCGCTCCGTCTTACGGTATCTATCATTTTACTGATTCGGGACAGACAAGCTGGTTTGAATTTGCCACAGAAATCTATAAATTTGGACGCAAGACAGGACGCATAACAAATGTCTGTCAGGTAAACCCATGCACAACGCAAGAATTCGGCGCAAAAGTCGCTCGCCCGTCATATTCTGTCTTGAGCAAAGAAAAAATAATCAAAGCGATGAAGATAAAAATCCCAAGCTGGCAGCAAAGCCTTGAAAAATTTATGAAAAACGAAAGGTTTAATCCGCTATAAAAAAAGTCAGCAGTAAAAACGCCTTTATTACATGGATATAAAAAGGAATTTATAAATGAAAAAAATATCTTTTTTTACAAGTTTATTTGTCATTTCGGCATTGTGTTTCTCGCAAGAAGCGCTAAAGTCAGTCGAAGAAGAATATTACGATTTTCTTTCGCTTCAGGGAATCGTTGAGCGCCCTACACTCGGCTACAGAACTTTGAGCGACAGCCGATGGCAATTTTTACCTGTTGAAAAGATTACGGAAAATGAAGACGGAACATTTTCAAAAACTGTAATTCCCGGAAATCAAACAGACAAAAATTTTTGGAAAAACAACAATCTCGGCACAACACACATACTTTGGGAAAGCGAGTCGCAGGGAATAAACTGGTTTTCCAGCGGATTTTACCACGGAATAAAAGCTAAAGTTTTCGGACCCGAATGGTTTAATTCTTATAACACGGCAGCTCCTTATGGTCAAAACGACGGCGCATTATGGCAAGGAGTTGGGTATAACAGCTCTTTGACAGGCGGAATTCGAGTCGAGGCGTTTGGATTTGAAGGAACTTTTAAACCTGTTGTTACGTTTAGTCAGAATAAAGAATTTGAATTGATGCCATCTGCGTATGACAATAAGTACGCATATATTTGGGGATACGGCGGAAATAAAGGTATAGATCTCCCACAACGGTTTGGGGATAAATCATACTTTCAGTTTGACTGGGGCGATTCCGAAGTCAGATATACTTACCACAATTTTACTGTAGGGTTTGGAACTCAGTCTCCATGGCTCGGACCTGCATGGCTTAATCCTATGCTTGGAAGCAATAATGCGGGTACATATCCGAAACTTGACTTTGGCTTTAGGAAGACTGATATAATTGTTCCAAAACTCAGGTGGAATCTCGGCAAGTTTGAAACTAGAATCTGGATTGGGCAGCTTACAGAAAGCGATTATTTTGACAATGACGGCAAACTAGACAAAAACTTACTCAACGGGTTTAACTTTTCCTACTCACCTTCATTTATCAAAGGATTGACTGCCGGAATCACAAAAGTGTGTCTTACGCGCTGGGGAAACAACTTTTGGAGATACATTAATCCGTTTTACAGTTCAAATGACATAACAGGAATTGGAGAAGATCAAAAAGCTTCGGTTTATGTTGATTGGGTTTTCCAAGAGGCGGGATTTGAGTTTTTTGCGGAAATCGGAGTTGATGATTATACCCCTAACGGAATTAAAGGAATACTAAATTATCCTTATGACACGATGATTTATACGTTAGGGTTAAAAAAAGTATTTAATCATAAAAGCTCCCCGATAATCGCAAGCGAGTTGATTTTTGAATGGAATGCTATTGAAAAAAACATACACCGCGCATCAGGGATTTCATACTATTCATATTATTTTCATGCGCAAATAGGTCAAGGCTACACAAACAGAGGGCAGTTGTTGGGATGCGGTTTAGGTTCCACAAACAGTCAGTATGTTTCATATAAGATGTATTTTAAAAATTGTTCAGTGAGCTTGTTCTTGCATCATTACAATGTCGACAATGATTATGCATATCTTTTATGGAACAACAAAGGGTTATACTCTTATAAAGCAAATTTGGCATTTGGAATCAGCGGTGAATATTTTATCAAGCCGAATTTTTATGTAGCATATAAATTTGTTGATGACTTTATCCTTAATCCTCATTACAAAAATACCCTTGAGACATCAGAAAAACTAAACAATTTACATATAGAAATTAGTCTAAAATATTTATTTTAATTTTGTATAAGGTGTGTTTTTTTATGGGAATAAAATCTGTCAAAGTTAATGCAGTATTGAATTTTGTTCGTTCTATAATGTCTTTAATATTTCCTCTCATCAGTTTCCCATACGCATCTAAAATTTTGCACCCTGAAGGAATTGGAAAAGTAAATTTTGCTAATCAAACAGTATCTTTATTTTCTGTGATTGCAGGATTAGGGATTTATACATACGCTGTTCGAGAAGCTTCAAAAATTCGTGAAAACAAAGAAAAGCTCAATCAGTTTTGTTCCGAAGTGTTCACTTTAAACCTTCTTTCAACTCTTTTTGCATATTTAATTTTTTTTAGCGTTATATTTACAGTTCCTAAATACACTGAATATATTCCGTTGCTTTTAATCTCGTCTATAACAATGATTTTTTCGGTTTTAGGACTTGAATGGTTTTATAGCGCACAAGAAGATTTTTTATATATAACAATAAGGTCAATACTTTTCCAAATAATCGGTTTAATCTTGTTATTTGTTTTAGTAAGAGATGAAAATGATTTTTTACAGTATTGTTTTATAACTGTAATAACATATGTAGGTTCAAATTTTCTAAATTTCATTCATTCAAGAAAATTCATAAAAATCAGGATTGTGAATCCTAAAAAAATATTAAAACATTTTAAGCCGGTTTTTATTTTTTTTGGAATCGTCGTTGCCTCAAGCATTTACAATGTTTTAGACACAAACATGCTTGGTCTTTTTTCCAATGATACACAAGTTGGACTTTACACTGCCGGTACAAAAGTGATTCGCATAGCGATTTCTGCTTTGGCATCTGTCAGTGTTGTGATTGTACCTCGCCTTTCGTATATGTCTGAAAATTCGTCTAAATCGGAATTCGGTGAAATGTTTAAAAAATCTATAAACGTGATAGAATTTTTGTGTATCCCAGCCACTTTCGGTATTTTCATATTGAGCGAACCGATCATCTATATTTTATGCGGAATAGAATTTTTTGATTCAATCAATGTGAGCAGGATTATTTCACCGATTTTATTTTTTATCCTTACAGGAGGTGCTATCGGTGACCAAATTTTTATCCCTCTTCGCAAAGATAAATTGAACCTTTACCCTGTGATTGCGGGTGCTTTTATAAATATCATATTAAATTTTATCCTTATTCCTAAATTTGGAGCGGTAGGAGCTGCAATCGGAACAGTTTTTGCAGAATCAACTGTAAACATCATTAAATTGATTTTTGCGCGACCGTTTATAAAAGAATATCGTTGTTTTTCAGAAGAATGGAAATATATTTTATCTTCACTTATAATGGTCATATCTATTTACTTATTTTTTGTTGTTGTAAAAAATCAATTTATTCGTTTAATAGGCGGATTATTTATAGGTATTTTTGTATATTTTGCGATATGCTTTCTTTTAAAAACTAAAATTTTACTTTTATTAAATGATAGAATAATAAAACACACAAAGAATAAAAGATAAGGAGATGTTTTTTGTTTTTTATAAATATACTCAAAAAGAACGTAAAAAACTATTTACAAAATAAAAAACTCAAAAAATTGATTGCTATAATAAAAAAAAGCTCTTATTTTGATGAAGCCTTTTATAGAAAAACTTATAACATTCCAAAGAATGTCGATTGTGCAGAACATTATCTTACAAAAGGCTACTTATGCGGCTATAATCTCTCTCCTGAGTTTGATTCCATTAAATATGAAAATTATTATAAATTATTTTTTAAAAATAATGGAAATCCGCTGATTCGCTTTGAGCAGGATCATAAAAGCATTGAAGACAAACATGATATATCATTCCCAAGCAATTGCATAGAAATCGAAAGAAAATTTGCTTTGCAAAAACCAAAGCACAAGCGAGTTGCAATTTTTGCGAGTTTTTCAAATGACGGCAAAATCCACGATGATGTTATTTTTTATCTAAAAGGATTAAAAGAGATTGTCGATAACATTATTTTAATCGGCGACAACCCTGTTTTTGAAGACGAAATATCAAAAATACGAGATTTGGTTTATTTTTGTAAATTTATAAAACACAACGAATACGATTTTGGGTCATATAAAATCGGATATCGATTTTTAAAAGAAAACAATTTATTAAAAGATGTCGATGAACTGCTGTTTTGCAATGATTCTTGTATCGGACCGATTTTTCCTTTTTCGGAAGTGATAGAGCAAGCAAAGCCAATAAAGTGTGATTTTTGGGGATTGACTTCATCAACTACTATCTGTTTTCACATACAATCTTATTTTTTCGTATTGCGCAATTCAGTCATCAAATCAAATGTGATGGACAGCTTTTTTTCTTACGTAAAACCACAAGAGTCTCCCGAAAATATTATTTTTTATTACGAGATGAAGCTGACTCAATTTTTGGAATTCCACAATTTTGATGGATTTGCCGTTTATAAAAGATACGGCATACAAAATCTGCATGAAGATTATGAACTGATTTCTAACCCTTTGGAATTTATGCTCAATTATAGAATGCCTTTGGTCAAGAAAAAAGTTTTAGACAAAGATAGTGAATATGGAAAATCTGCAAAGTATATCAAAAAAACAAAAGATTATATAAAATCAATTCAGCCCAAGTTGATATATTAAATTATTATAGGAGTTCTATGAAAACACTTTATGAATCATTTATAGATTTTAGGTTCTTTCTTGAAAAAGTTTACTCATTTTTCTTTAGAAATGATAAAGAAAAAGATACTTACGAATACAACATTTCTTATGTATTGATATTTAAAAATGAAGTTGACTACATAAGAGAATGGATTGAATATCACAGATTGATTTCTGGACAAAATACTCATTTTTATCTTTATGATAATAAAAGTACAGATAATCCAAAATTTATTCTTCAAAAATATATTGACGATGGCATTGTAACGTATAAATATGTCAACGCAGAAACTTACCCACAAGTTCAAATTTATACAGATGCAATACTAAGATACAGATTTAAAACAAGATATATGGTTTTTATAGATGCCGATGAATTTATTGTACCTACAGATTCATCTTCAACACTTCAAGATATCATCGATAAACAATTCTCAAAAAAAAATGTTGGTGGAATATGTATAAATTGGCTTTGTTTCGGCTCTTCAGGAAGAATCTCAAAACCTGAAGGTTTAGTGATCGAATCGTACTTACAACGTTCGAAATTTGAATATGATGCAAATAAACATATAAAGACAATCGCAAATCCAAGAAAAGTTATGTGGTTTTCTTGTGCGCATAATCCAAAATATTACAAAAATAATCACAACATCAATGATGAAGATGAATTTGTGGATGATTTTTATAATTTAAACAGAACTTATAAGCTGTTGAGTCTACATCATTACGCATCAAAATCTTTAGAAGAATCTGAAAAAAGAGTTCAAAAAGGATTTGGGAAAAAATGGTATGGAAATAAAACAAATTCTAAGCATTCTCCTCACGATTTTAATGATGTCTTTGATGATTCGATCTTAAGATATGCGGAGGAAGTAAAAAAGAGGCTTCAGTTGTAATCTTTTAGGCTTTTTTTTGCATTTTTGTATATCTTCCAGTGATTTATGCATTTTATGCTGAAAATACACTCTTGAATTATCAGTTTCCGCAGATTTTTTTTATATTCAAAAAGTTTTGAGTAATTCGGGTAATATTTTTGTATAAATAAATTATTTCGCATTATATAAAACAATCTGAAATCCGAATGGTTGTTGATTTTGTAAAAAAAAGTTTTTTTATCATCGCCTAAACTGTGTTTAAAAACAATATTATCATTTATTATGATTAAATATCCGGCATCTCTGAGACGATAGCAAAATTCATGGTCTACTTCATCGATGAATAACCACTCGTTGAATTTTCCAACATTTTTCCATGCAGTTAAATTAATTATATTTGCGCTCGTAAGCACTCTTTCACACTGATGAATCGGCGAGAGTTTATTTTTAATTTTTAATGCTTTTTTTATAATTTGTTTTATTTTTTGCTTAATTATCTCAACTTTTGCTGTAGGTTTTAAGTTTGCATTTGCTGCAAAACTGACTATCTTATTGTTTTCGTTAAATGCGGATTCGACGTAATTCAGATAATTCGTCAAATTGACAGAATCCCATGAAGAATCCTGATCCATCGTCATTATCCAGTCAAAATTGTCATCGAGCGCTTTTTCGCACCCCTGATTCAATGCAGCAGCAATTCCTTTATTTTTCATATTTGGAATATAAATCGCATTATCGATTTTTTTTGCTAGAAAAGCGTTATCTGATTGTGAGTTGTCAATTATATAGACTGATTTAAAAAATTTTGAATATGTGAGTATATTTTTTATACATTCTGCTTCACCTACAGATTCAATTGGGTTATACCATATCACAGTACAAGCTATCTTCATTTTATTTATCACTCCAATTCTCACACACTATTAATTATCAATTTTGATATATTCTTTGAGAACGCTTTTTTACATAAAAACTATAACTATCATAACGATTTTGATGATGGTTTGAAAGTATAAGTTCAGCCTAATAAAATTACTGGAATAAAAAAAATATATATGCTAAAATTTTAATGAAATGATTTCTATAGCGATGACAACATTCAATGGAGAAAAATATCTTCGCAGTCAATTAGATTCAATATTAAATCAAACACATACCGATTTTGAACTTATAATTTGCGACGATTGTTCTACAGACTCAACAGTTTACATATAAACGAATATAAAGCTAAGATTCAAGAATAAAATTGTTTATAAATGAAACTAATCTTGGATTTAAATTTTGAAAAGCGATTTCTTTATGTAAAGGGGAATATATTGCTTGGATCAAGATGATTGCTGGACAAAAATCACCTTCAGCTTTTAGTTGAAAATATTAAAGATAGCTATTTAATATGCGGAAACAATCTTATAGTAAACGATGATGGTAAATCTACCGGAATTGATTTTTTTAATAGCAATAAATTTTCGCCTAAGATTTTTAAAACGAATAAAGATATATTAAAAAGAATTTTATTATGCGGAAATTGTTTTCAAGGTGCTTCAATGATGATGACAAAAGAATTTGCAGAGCGATTGTTACCTTTCCCAGAAAACATAGAATATCATGATTTATGGATGTCTTCATTAGCTTCTGCACAGAACAAGTTTTCTTATACGACAGAGATTGTAACTTTGTATCGGCAGCATTCTTTACAAGTAACTAGAAAAAGTATAAAAGCGGAACAGTTTTATATTTCGAGATTGGAATTGATTTCAAACTTAAAGAAAAATAATATTTATAAAGAAAACGCCAAAGAAATAGAAAATATAGAAAAATTTTTATTAAATCAAAACAATTTATCAGGTCGAGTAAAAAATACAGTTTACTTTTTTGAAAATTATAAGTACATTCACCCGTTAAAATATAAACATATATTCCATTATTTAAAATATTTATTAAAAGGACTATAGATAAAGTGAAAAAACTAAATAGCGATGAAATCAAAAAAATAGAAAATAATATCCTCTCCGTCTATGCCGATTTTTGTGAAAAAAATAATTTAAAATATTATCTCGCATACGGAACATTGCTTGGAGCTGCAAGACACAAAGGTTTTATTCCTTGGGACGATGATATAGACGTCATCATGCAGCGTCAAGATTATGATAAAATGCAACAGATATTAAAAGAAAAAGGCAACCACATCTCTCAAAATATTGTGTTAAAAACTCCTTACGATAAAGATTATGCATACCAGTACTGTAAAATCATAGATACGAATACTGTCGTGTATGAAAAGAATATAAAAAATAAGTTTAAGACATCTCTTTGGATCGACATATTTGTGTACGACAAAATTCCGGAAGATAAAAAAAATCAGAAAGCTTTCCAAAATAAATTGTACAAAATGAGAAAATATTACTTTTATTCAATAGAAAAAAAATACCAAGGTCACAGCGTTCCGGGCTTAATTAAATACAATCTAATTAAATTTTTTGTCACTCCAATATATTCTATAATCAATCAAAAAGTACGCATCGCAAAGCTCGCCGATAAATACGCAAACTCAGATTCAAACACATGGTTTTGTTCTTTGTTTTCAGAACCGAACACAAAATTTATCATGTCAAATGAATTTGAACAAACAAAAATACAATTTGAAGGCAAGGAATATACTACATTTAAAAACTATGATAAAGTTTTAAGAGACTATTATGGTGACTACATGCAGTTACCTGATGAAGATAAACGAATTTCACACGATATGGATGCGTATCTAAAAGAGTAAAAAGATGATCAATATAGCGATTTGTATAGACAATAGATTTGTGATGCAGGCGGGAGTTTTTATGACTTCTGTCTGCGTATCGAACACATGTAACGACATCACTTTTTATGTTGTAAGCGACTCTCTGTCAGATGATGACAAAGTAAAATTGACAGACACAGTT includes:
- a CDS encoding DUF6675 family protein translates to MKKRLLLIFLEVCLISLSCFSNPFNEKLSKDEKNQLEAGEIVIKNINFEKNICLNKNLSPVADSLLSEIHNLNPKYLAEVIQYKRYKGNEDLPQRLEALLNNVADYAGIPYYSVRAEAWYNLYDSATITEKYTSDDKTVIKADMQMEPFGTVNEHIEMTKSEETILYIAKNTNKLRYLDKFDCIWPERMRICILLFRDGDNWVLYGIGGVNAPRIPFFTERIQTSFINRIRAFCTFIFKKF
- a CDS encoding rhamnan synthesis F family protein; amino-acid sequence: MFFINILKKNVKNYLQNKKLKKLIAIIKKSSYFDEAFYRKTYNIPKNVDCAEHYLTKGYLCGYNLSPEFDSIKYENYYKLFFKNNGNPLIRFEQDHKSIEDKHDISFPSNCIEIERKFALQKPKHKRVAIFASFSNDGKIHDDVIFYLKGLKEIVDNIILIGDNPVFEDEISKIRDLVYFCKFIKHNEYDFGSYKIGYRFLKENNLLKDVDELLFCNDSCIGPIFPFSEVIEQAKPIKCDFWGLTSSTTICFHIQSYFFVLRNSVIKSNVMDSFFSYVKPQESPENIIFYYEMKLTQFLEFHNFDGFAVYKRYGIQNLHEDYELISNPLEFMLNYRMPLVKKKVLDKDSEYGKSAKYIKKTKDYIKSIQPKLIY
- the rfbD gene encoding dTDP-4-dehydrorhamnose reductase, producing the protein MIWLIGCKGMLGSEIARQLEENKLPWIGTDREVDITNPQALEAFSKSVETDSYFPSNLSYKERKIKWIINCSAYTNVDKAEEDTELASKLNEDGPRNIAREARKIGARLIHISTDYVFNGEGNKPYTEEMEKDPLGVYGKTKAAGEDAICKEMNQYYIIRTAWLYGFDGRNFVYTMTKAMNSRESVKVVNDQFGTPTCAVDLANVILKLILKSDNAKSFFGKDSAPSYGIYHFTDSGQTSWFEFATEIYKFGRKTGRITNVCQVNPCTTQEFGAKVARPSYSVLSKEKIIKAMKIKIPSWQQSLEKFMKNERFNPL
- a CDS encoding glycogen synthase — encoded protein: MKILMVTSEIVPFAKTGGLADAVSALAITLEKQGHDVRVVMPRYYKIDRSKLSAIEEPLAVAAGQVETWVKVYSSTLPNSKVPVYFIDHEGAFGRDGIYGTKAEPDFHDNPYRSALLCHGAFQICRMLGWYPDIMHAHDWFCSLVPVLLKHVCRNGYFAHTASILTIHNLGYQGWYPKDSYPALGIGWDLYYGAGFERDGSINLLQAGISSADMITTVSPTYANEIQSVEGGFGLDGLLRVRSNVVRGVLNGCDLDVWNPKTDKLLPANFDYKNIANKALCKKALQKRMGLSENKDVPVIGIITRLADQKGIAEIFAPNYGSIYAMCKNMNIQFAVLGSGEKWCEDEINTLQSNLPNLRAYIGYDEGLSHLIEAGSDFFLMPSRYEPCGLNQMYSMLYGTLPIARRTGGLADTIEQYNESTGDGTGFLFDNLTPGAIYDTVGWAVHAYYNKKAHIEKMQKRGMQKNFSWEQSAKNYVLVYSDALWRGCGINTADWK
- a CDS encoding pyridoxal phosphate-dependent aminotransferase, producing MIAKKIKALVESPSAGVIRKMFEEGSALKAKYGEDKVFDFSIGNPDIDPPSKVIEAIKKVCEEETHLCHGYMPNAGYIEARKAMADKTSKEQGVPVDFSNVVMSVGAAGALNVTFKALLNEGEDVIVPCPYFAEYDHYIHNAGGEIVRVRTSNDFGIDAEAIDSLINDNTAAVLINSPNNPTGRIYSDYEISQLVEVLQEHGDRTGRYPYLICDEPYRAITYGGKKVASVFDKYKYSIVVTSFAKNLSLPGERIGYICVNPECPEAKDFIAAAIFCTRTLGFVNAPAFFQKVITKSWDAECDYSTYEKRCEKICEVMDYAGLRYNKPDGAFYLWVKVPQKFNDDDMAFVNHLKKYNILCAPGIGFAGKGWIRLAYCCSEATILNSKQAFKKAVDGV
- a CDS encoding flippase, giving the protein MGIKSVKVNAVLNFVRSIMSLIFPLISFPYASKILHPEGIGKVNFANQTVSLFSVIAGLGIYTYAVREASKIRENKEKLNQFCSEVFTLNLLSTLFAYLIFFSVIFTVPKYTEYIPLLLISSITMIFSVLGLEWFYSAQEDFLYITIRSILFQIIGLILLFVLVRDENDFLQYCFITVITYVGSNFLNFIHSRKFIKIRIVNPKKILKHFKPVFIFFGIVVASSIYNVLDTNMLGLFSNDTQVGLYTAGTKVIRIAISALASVSVVIVPRLSYMSENSSKSEFGEMFKKSINVIEFLCIPATFGIFILSEPIIYILCGIEFFDSINVSRIISPILFFILTGGAIGDQIFIPLRKDKLNLYPVIAGAFINIILNFILIPKFGAVGAAIGTVFAESTVNIIKLIFARPFIKEYRCFSEEWKYILSSLIMVISIYLFFVVVKNQFIRLIGGLFIGIFVYFAICFLLKTKILLLLNDRIIKHTKNKR